The DNA region AAGCAGTGATCTGGACTTATGCTTTCTTTTACATAAAAGAAGTTTAGTCTTGAAATTGTTCTGTTGTATAAATTTCATGCTTAGTGTAGACCCCCTTTTTTAATTTGAGAACAAAATTGGAGTTAGCATGGATGATGGCCCAAATTTACTTGGAAGAACTTCCCTATGACCTGAAGCATTGGCAGGTCATTTGGCTGCCTATTCCTGGAAATAATATCAGCTGCCAAAACTACCATGCACCTCTGTCTTGCTCGCTCATAGAAACACAAGAGAGCACATGGTTCTTAATTTGTGGGTTCTGTAGAAAATATTCTACAGTCCAGTCCTATATAACTTATAAGCATAAGTAGTTCCCAGCAGCTGATATGCCAGAAACAAATGGACCTTGCAGGCTTGCACATTCACATTACATCTCTGCTCCTACTGTAGTAGGAAGTTCGCGGCCACAACATGTTTCTTTGCAGTTGAACAACACGCCCCGTTAAATACTAGCATGTTTTTCCTTTCTAGACCACATATGCCACTTACTACAATGTCTTGTTCAAATTTTACACAGAGAGCTGAACCAATCTAGTTCTCCAATCGTGATTTGGATCTGCCTCATGCTTCAACGATATAGCTGGACGGGAGGTATGCTTTTCTCAAGCTCCACTGGGAATACTGGTACAGTATATTCCCATCAACATCATAAAAGATGAAGTCAGCTTGGTCCTGGTGTAGCTGGAGGGACATGAACCCTTGCCCATCATAAAAGAACTCGAGGCTATCTTGATTTGGCTGGAAGAATCCTCTCCATGCGAGTCACTCCTCGGTCAGGTGTCTTGGCAGTCAGGCAGcaggggagggaaggaagggaagggaacCCAGGGAGAGGTCTGGGGGCGGCGAGGCTGCCTGCCCAGTGGCAATGGGCAAACGGGCGCGGCGTGCGTGAGCGGGGTGGCCCCCACGTCCATCCGGTCCGGTCCGGCCTCATTTCTGATTGCTTTTGCTTGTAGCGTTTGGAAACGTCAAAGCCGTCTTGCTTTTGTGCCAGCCAATGGAATGCCGTAGTGGGGCGCAATGCTGCCATCTCAAAGGGAAAGGTTGGGTGTGCGTAGGACGCTCACCTTTGAAGATGATGGCACGAGCCAATTATAATCTCAAAGGCAGTGACAAATGTTGAAAGTAGCATTGAAGCCACAACATAAACCTAAATATTCCTTCTCTGTGGATAGATGAACCACATACCATACTTCAGAGTAGTTAAGAGCCAGTACATCTCCTCTGTAGACCACTTCCGTTACTTACCACAATATCACATTCAAATTTCACGCAGATGTGGGATTCCTGAACCGATCTCTATTCTCCGTTGGTGATCTGCATCTGCCTCATTCCTCGGTGGCATAGCCGGAGGGCTGGAGGTGGCCTGTTTTCCTCAGGCTCGACCGCGTATATTGGTACAGCACATTCCCATTGACATCATAGAAGGTGAACTCAGCTTGGTTGTGATCGAGCTGGAGGGACATGAACCCTTGCCCATCATAGAAGAACTCAAGGTTGTCTTCGTTGGGCTGGAACACTCCTCTCCATGCTTTCGAACCGCCTCCGCTCGTGAAGTATTGGATTGGGCTGGAACAACAGAAACTTGAGCGTTAGCATTTGGTCATGAGTTACTGCTAAAGATGAGTATGTACCAACAAATCGATGCTAACCTGTTTTTGCTGCTAATATGTTCCAGGCAGTGGTCGTGTCCGTTGATGTAGAAGTCCACGCCGTTGGCCTGCAAAGGGTATGAAACTGTCATCGAGAGATTCCTTTCCATAGAGCTTCTGAAGCTAATAATAGGTATAGTTCTAAGTAACCTGGAGGACTGGAAGAAGTAGCTGCAGAAGCTCCTTGGTGTCACCATGATCACTGACACTCCTCATGGTATGATGGCCCACGGCAACCCTCCACGTTGCTGTTGATTTCTTCATGGCCTCGTCCAGATCCTGTCCACCCACACAACGAAAGAGGTTTGAAATAATTTTGCTTTGAAGCATCATGATGGCCTGTTTATCATTGATGAGCTCATTCAGGATATGCACCTTCAGCAAATTGGCTAAGTATTTTTCTCGAGGCGCCACTCCTCTCCAGTCATAATGATCATCTTTAGGGTGAGTCCAGTACTTGAGTTGAAACGGAGTGGTGTCAACAAAGAAGAAATCCACAATTTCTGGTAAAAAAAAGAATGATATGTTAGCAGTTAGTCCCTTCTTTTTTTTCATCACAGTTTTCACACCTTGTTTGTTCATTGTTTCAGAAAAAAAATACGACTCTGTACCTGCGTTAACAATAAACGACCTCATGCAAATGAATCGGTTGTCGATCTTTTGCAGGACTGGACTCAGCTGTGCAAGCACATCACCCCTGTAGTCATGATTTCCCAGAACTGAAAAGGAAAAATGAAACATGATTGATTCCCACGAGCAAGATGAGTGATGGAAAGCAAAAGCGAAAACAAAAGCTTACCGAGGTACCACGGCTTCTGCAAGCTCTTCGCCGTGTAGATGTTGGTGAAGGATTGCTCGAACGCCTCGTCATCTGTGCCCGTCAGGCCGTTCTCGTAGAAGTTGTCGCCGGTGGATATGACGAAGTCGATGTCGAGCAGCTCCCCAACCTTCCCCATCTACATTGCAAACCACTCAACTCATCATGGAGTACTACTGGCGGTAACTTTTATTGAGTGCACAACAGCTGGCTCCTTAAAAAGAAAGTAGATCGGAGCATGCGCTGCGCCGGCCATTGGGGCATCCACGACTTTTTCTTTGAGTAAAGAAAACTGGAGTGGCAACCGGTGATGGAGACTTGCACTATTCTCATTCCTCCTCCACCCAATCAGAGCAGCCGGCCAATCGGCGGTTACCCTGATAGAGTACTTTGATCAGGATCGTCCGATAGATCCCCTACTTCGATGAACAGTATGACCTTGACCACCAAGATTACAATCCAATCCGATCCTATCTAGAGATAGGATTACTACTGCTCAGAATCGTAAAAGAGTTGCATGTTCTTCTCGATCGATTACTCGAATGTGGCGTACCTGCTCGGCGACCCTAGATTGGTTGTACGTGCCCTTGCGGCCCCAGTCGCCGACGACGAGCAGGCTGAGCGACCCGTCGTTCTTGGCCGGGTGCTCCATCCGGGTCAGctccgcggcggccggcgcgcacAGGGCCGCGGCCAGCAGGGtgagggccgcggcggcggccatggcgtcgCTGCCCTTCGCCATCGGCCCCCGCCACTCGAAGCGAACTGAAAAACGAGGTGCCACGACCGGGTCGGGGGCACCGACTGCCAATATATAACAGCAGCAGTTGGGCGCGACGGCAAGTCACCACTCACCACTGCCAGGTCAGTCAGGTTGGGTGTCTTGCCAGCattggcggcgcggcgcgggaaGGGATGCGAGGCGGAGAGGGGGTGGCGACTGGCGGAGGCTCCTGCTGTCCCTGTCCGTCCAATGGGGGCGCGTGAACGGGCGAGAAACTGACAACGTAACAAGGCCCCCCACACGCCTGCCAACCATTCCTTCTTTCCGACGATTGCTTGTGGCTCGGAGGCGTCCAGATCGTTCTGCTTTCGTGTCATCCACGCCCAGCGAGCGATGATGCCGTCCGAAAT from Panicum hallii strain FIL2 chromosome 9, PHallii_v3.1, whole genome shotgun sequence includes:
- the LOC112874621 gene encoding purple acid phosphatase 4-like, with the translated sequence MAKGSDAMAAAAALTLLAAALCAPAAAELTRMEHPAKNDGSLSLLVVGDWGRKGTYNQSRVAEQMGKVGELLDIDFVISTGDNFYENGLTGTDDEAFEQSFTNIYTAKSLQKPWYLVLGNHDYRGDVLAQLSPVLQKIDNRFICMRSFIVNAEIVDFFFVDTTPFQLKYWTHPKDDHYDWRGVAPREKYLANLLKDLDEAMKKSTATWRVAVGHHTMRSVSDHGDTKELLQLLLPVLQANGVDFYINGHDHCLEHISSKNSPIQYFTSGGGSKAWRGVFQPNEDNLEFFYDGQGFMSLQLDHNQAEFTFYDVNGNVLYQYTRSSLRKTGHLQPSGYATEE